Proteins encoded by one window of Bubalus bubalis isolate 160015118507 breed Murrah chromosome 4, NDDB_SH_1, whole genome shotgun sequence:
- the CALCOCO1 gene encoding calcium-binding and coiled-coil domain-containing protein 1 isoform X2, with amino-acid sequence MEESSLSRAPSRGGVNFLNVARTYIPNTKVECHYTLPPGTVPSASDWIGIFKVEAACVRDYHTFVWSLVPESVTDGSPIHASVQFQASYLPKPGAQLYQFRYVNRQGRVCGQSPPFQFREPRPMDELVTLEETDGGSDILLVVPKATVLQNQLDESQQERNDLMQLKLQLEGQVTELKSQVQELEKALAAARQEHAELAEQYKGLSRSHGELTEERDILSRQQGDHVARILELEEDIQIISEKVLMKEVELDRVRDTVKALTREQEKLLGQLKEVQADKEQSKAELQMAQQENRRLNLELQEAKDQQEEQSAQAQRLKDKVAQMKDTLGQAQQRVAELEPLKEQLRGAQELAASSQQKAALLGEELASAAGARDRTIAELHRSRLEVAGVNGRLAELSLHLKEEKSQWSKERAGLLQSVEAEKDKILKLSAEILRLKKAVQEEKTQSQVFKTELAREKDSSLVQLSESKRELTELRSALRVLQKEKEQLQEEKQELLEYMRKLEAHLEKVADEKWSEDPATEDEEAAVGLSCPAALTDSEDESPEDMRLPPYGLCESGDLGSSPATGLREASSLVVISQPAPIAPQLSGPAEDSSSDSAEDEKLVLMAAVQSGGEEANLLLPELGSAFYDMASGFAVGPFTEASTGGPATPPWKECPICKERFPAESDKDAMEDHMDGHFFFSTQDPFTFE; translated from the exons ATGGAAGAGTCATCACTAAGCCGGGCACCATCTCGGGGTGGAGTCAACTTTCTGAATGTAGCCCGGACCTACATTCCCAACACCAAGGTGGAATGTCACTACACACTCCCGCCAGGCACCGTGCCCAGTGCCAGCGACTGGATTGGCATCTTCAAG GTGGAGGCTGCCTGTGTCCGGGATTACCACACATTTGTGTGGTCTTTGGTGCCTGAAAGTGTTACTGATGGTTCTCCCATCCATGCCAGCGTCCAGTTCCAAG CCAGCTACCTGCCCAAACCCGGAGCCCAGCTCTACCAGTTTCGCTATGTGAACCGCCAGGGCCGGGTGTGTGGGCAGAGCCCCCCTTTCCAGTTCCGAGAGCCACGGCCCATGGATGAACTGGTGACCCTGGAGGAGACTGATGGTGGCTCTGACATCCTGCTGGTTGTCCCCAAGGCAACTGTGCTGCAG AACCAGCTGGATGAGAGCCAGCAAGAGAGGAATGACCTGATGCAGCTGAAGCTACAACTGGAGGGGCAGGTGACAGAGCTGAAGAGCCAAGTGCAGGAGCTTGAGAAGGCTCTGGCGGCGGCCAGGCAGGAGCATGCGGAGCTGGCAGAGCAGTATAAG GGGCTTTCCCGGTCCCACGGGGAGCTCACAGAAGAGAGGGACATCCTGAGCCGACAACAGGGAGACCATGTGGCCCGCATCCTGGAGCTGGAAGAGGACATCCAGATCATCAGTGAGAAAGTGCTGATGAAGGAGGTGGAGCTGGACAG GGTTAGAGACACGGTAAAGGCCTTGACTCGGGAACAAGAGAAGCTCCTTGGGCAGCTGAAGGAAGTGCAGGCAGACAAGGAGCAAAGCAAG gctgagctccagaTGGCACAGCAGGAGAACCGCCGCTTGAATTTGGAGCTGCAGGAGGCCAAGGACCAGCAGGAGGAGCAGAGTGCTCAGGCCCAGCGACTGAAGGACAAGGTGGCCCAGATGAAGGACACCCTTGGCCAGGCACAGCAGCGGGTG GCTGAGCTAGAGCCCCTGAAGGAGCAGCTTCGAGGGGCCCAGGAGCTTGCAGCCTCAAGCCAGCAGAAAGCTGCCCTTCTTGGGGAGGAGTTGGCCAGCGCAGCGGGAGCCCGGGATCGCACCATAGCTGAGCTGCACCGCAGCCGTCTGGAGGTGGCCGGAGTCAACGGCAGGCTGGCTGAGCTCAGTCTGCACTTGAAGGAGGAAAAAAGCCAGTGGAGCAAGGAGCGGGCAGGGCTGCTGCAGAGTGTGGAG GCAGAGAAGGACAAGATCCTGAAGCTGAGTGCAGAGATACTTCGACTGAAAAAGgcagtgcaggaggagaagactCAGAGCCAAGTTTTCAAGACTGAACTGGCCCGGGAAAAGGACTCTAGCCTG GTGCAGCTGTCAGAGAGCAAGCGGGAGCTGACAGAGCTGCGCTCAGCGCTGCGTGTGCTCCAGAAGGAAAAGGAGCAACtacaggaggagaagcag GAACTGCTGGAGTACATGAGAAAGCTGGAGGCCCACCTGGAGAAGGTGGCTGATGAGAAGTGGAGTGAGGACCCTGCCACAGAGGACGAGGAGGCCGCCGTGGGGCTGA GCTGCCCAGCAGCTCTGACAGACTCGGAGGACGAGTCTCCAGAAGACATGAGGCTCCCACCCTACGGCCTGTGTGAGAGTGGGGACCTGGGCTCCTCCCCTGCCACAGGGCTGCGAGAGGCTTCTTCCCTCGTGGTCATCAGCCAGCCAGCCCCCATCGCTCCCCAACTCTCAGGGCCAGCTGAGGACAGTAGCTCAGACTCG GCTGAAGATGAGAAGTTGGTCCTGATGGCAGCTGTGCAGAGTGGGGGTGAGGAGGCCAACCTGCTACTTCCGGAACTGGGCAGTGCCTTCTACGACATGGCCAG TGGCTTTGCTGTGGGTCCCTTCACAGAGGCCAGCACTGGGGGCCCTGCCACCCCGCCGTGGAAGGAGTGTCCTATTTGTAAGGAGCGCTTCCCAGCCGAGAGTGACAAGGATGCCATGGAGGACCACATGGATGGACACTTCTTTTTCAGCACCCAGGACCCTTTCACCTTTGAGtga
- the CALCOCO1 gene encoding calcium-binding and coiled-coil domain-containing protein 1 isoform X3 → MEESSLSRAPSRGGVNFLNVARTYIPNTKVECHYTLPPGTVPSASDWIGIFKVEAACVRDYHTFVWSLVPESVTDGSPIHASVQFQASYLPKPGAQLYQFRYVNRQGRVCGQSPPFQFREPRPMDELVTLEETDGGSDILLVVPKATVLQNQLDESQQERNDLMQLKLQLEGQVTELKSQVQELEKALAAARQEHAELAEQYKGLSRSHGELTEERDILSRQQGDHVARILELEEDIQIISEKVLMKEVELDRVRDTVKALTREQEKLLGQLKEVQADKEQSKAELQMAQQENRRLNLELQEAKDQQEEQSAQAQRLKDKVAQMKDTLGQAQQRVAEKDKILKLSAEILRLKKAVQEEKTQSQVFKTELAREKDSSLVQLSESKRELTELRSALRVLQKEKEQLQEEKQELLEYMRKLEAHLEKVADEKWSEDPATEDEEAAVGLSCPAALTDSEDESPEDMRLPPYGLCESGDLGSSPATGLREASSLVVISQPAPIAPQLSGPAEDSSSDSEAEDEKLVLMAAVQSGGEEANLLLPELGSAFYDMASGFAVGPFTEASTGGPATPPWKECPICKERFPAESDKDAMEDHMDGHFFFSTQDPFTFE, encoded by the exons ATGGAAGAGTCATCACTAAGCCGGGCACCATCTCGGGGTGGAGTCAACTTTCTGAATGTAGCCCGGACCTACATTCCCAACACCAAGGTGGAATGTCACTACACACTCCCGCCAGGCACCGTGCCCAGTGCCAGCGACTGGATTGGCATCTTCAAG GTGGAGGCTGCCTGTGTCCGGGATTACCACACATTTGTGTGGTCTTTGGTGCCTGAAAGTGTTACTGATGGTTCTCCCATCCATGCCAGCGTCCAGTTCCAAG CCAGCTACCTGCCCAAACCCGGAGCCCAGCTCTACCAGTTTCGCTATGTGAACCGCCAGGGCCGGGTGTGTGGGCAGAGCCCCCCTTTCCAGTTCCGAGAGCCACGGCCCATGGATGAACTGGTGACCCTGGAGGAGACTGATGGTGGCTCTGACATCCTGCTGGTTGTCCCCAAGGCAACTGTGCTGCAG AACCAGCTGGATGAGAGCCAGCAAGAGAGGAATGACCTGATGCAGCTGAAGCTACAACTGGAGGGGCAGGTGACAGAGCTGAAGAGCCAAGTGCAGGAGCTTGAGAAGGCTCTGGCGGCGGCCAGGCAGGAGCATGCGGAGCTGGCAGAGCAGTATAAG GGGCTTTCCCGGTCCCACGGGGAGCTCACAGAAGAGAGGGACATCCTGAGCCGACAACAGGGAGACCATGTGGCCCGCATCCTGGAGCTGGAAGAGGACATCCAGATCATCAGTGAGAAAGTGCTGATGAAGGAGGTGGAGCTGGACAG GGTTAGAGACACGGTAAAGGCCTTGACTCGGGAACAAGAGAAGCTCCTTGGGCAGCTGAAGGAAGTGCAGGCAGACAAGGAGCAAAGCAAG gctgagctccagaTGGCACAGCAGGAGAACCGCCGCTTGAATTTGGAGCTGCAGGAGGCCAAGGACCAGCAGGAGGAGCAGAGTGCTCAGGCCCAGCGACTGAAGGACAAGGTGGCCCAGATGAAGGACACCCTTGGCCAGGCACAGCAGCGGGTG GCAGAGAAGGACAAGATCCTGAAGCTGAGTGCAGAGATACTTCGACTGAAAAAGgcagtgcaggaggagaagactCAGAGCCAAGTTTTCAAGACTGAACTGGCCCGGGAAAAGGACTCTAGCCTG GTGCAGCTGTCAGAGAGCAAGCGGGAGCTGACAGAGCTGCGCTCAGCGCTGCGTGTGCTCCAGAAGGAAAAGGAGCAACtacaggaggagaagcag GAACTGCTGGAGTACATGAGAAAGCTGGAGGCCCACCTGGAGAAGGTGGCTGATGAGAAGTGGAGTGAGGACCCTGCCACAGAGGACGAGGAGGCCGCCGTGGGGCTGA GCTGCCCAGCAGCTCTGACAGACTCGGAGGACGAGTCTCCAGAAGACATGAGGCTCCCACCCTACGGCCTGTGTGAGAGTGGGGACCTGGGCTCCTCCCCTGCCACAGGGCTGCGAGAGGCTTCTTCCCTCGTGGTCATCAGCCAGCCAGCCCCCATCGCTCCCCAACTCTCAGGGCCAGCTGAGGACAGTAGCTCAGACTCG GAGGCTGAAGATGAGAAGTTGGTCCTGATGGCAGCTGTGCAGAGTGGGGGTGAGGAGGCCAACCTGCTACTTCCGGAACTGGGCAGTGCCTTCTACGACATGGCCAG TGGCTTTGCTGTGGGTCCCTTCACAGAGGCCAGCACTGGGGGCCCTGCCACCCCGCCGTGGAAGGAGTGTCCTATTTGTAAGGAGCGCTTCCCAGCCGAGAGTGACAAGGATGCCATGGAGGACCACATGGATGGACACTTCTTTTTCAGCACCCAGGACCCTTTCACCTTTGAGtga
- the CALCOCO1 gene encoding calcium-binding and coiled-coil domain-containing protein 1 isoform X1 codes for MEESSLSRAPSRGGVNFLNVARTYIPNTKVECHYTLPPGTVPSASDWIGIFKVEAACVRDYHTFVWSLVPESVTDGSPIHASVQFQASYLPKPGAQLYQFRYVNRQGRVCGQSPPFQFREPRPMDELVTLEETDGGSDILLVVPKATVLQNQLDESQQERNDLMQLKLQLEGQVTELKSQVQELEKALAAARQEHAELAEQYKGLSRSHGELTEERDILSRQQGDHVARILELEEDIQIISEKVLMKEVELDRVRDTVKALTREQEKLLGQLKEVQADKEQSKAELQMAQQENRRLNLELQEAKDQQEEQSAQAQRLKDKVAQMKDTLGQAQQRVAELEPLKEQLRGAQELAASSQQKAALLGEELASAAGARDRTIAELHRSRLEVAGVNGRLAELSLHLKEEKSQWSKERAGLLQSVEAEKDKILKLSAEILRLKKAVQEEKTQSQVFKTELAREKDSSLVQLSESKRELTELRSALRVLQKEKEQLQEEKQELLEYMRKLEAHLEKVADEKWSEDPATEDEEAAVGLSCPAALTDSEDESPEDMRLPPYGLCESGDLGSSPATGLREASSLVVISQPAPIAPQLSGPAEDSSSDSEAEDEKLVLMAAVQSGGEEANLLLPELGSAFYDMASGFAVGPFTEASTGGPATPPWKECPICKERFPAESDKDAMEDHMDGHFFFSTQDPFTFE; via the exons ATGGAAGAGTCATCACTAAGCCGGGCACCATCTCGGGGTGGAGTCAACTTTCTGAATGTAGCCCGGACCTACATTCCCAACACCAAGGTGGAATGTCACTACACACTCCCGCCAGGCACCGTGCCCAGTGCCAGCGACTGGATTGGCATCTTCAAG GTGGAGGCTGCCTGTGTCCGGGATTACCACACATTTGTGTGGTCTTTGGTGCCTGAAAGTGTTACTGATGGTTCTCCCATCCATGCCAGCGTCCAGTTCCAAG CCAGCTACCTGCCCAAACCCGGAGCCCAGCTCTACCAGTTTCGCTATGTGAACCGCCAGGGCCGGGTGTGTGGGCAGAGCCCCCCTTTCCAGTTCCGAGAGCCACGGCCCATGGATGAACTGGTGACCCTGGAGGAGACTGATGGTGGCTCTGACATCCTGCTGGTTGTCCCCAAGGCAACTGTGCTGCAG AACCAGCTGGATGAGAGCCAGCAAGAGAGGAATGACCTGATGCAGCTGAAGCTACAACTGGAGGGGCAGGTGACAGAGCTGAAGAGCCAAGTGCAGGAGCTTGAGAAGGCTCTGGCGGCGGCCAGGCAGGAGCATGCGGAGCTGGCAGAGCAGTATAAG GGGCTTTCCCGGTCCCACGGGGAGCTCACAGAAGAGAGGGACATCCTGAGCCGACAACAGGGAGACCATGTGGCCCGCATCCTGGAGCTGGAAGAGGACATCCAGATCATCAGTGAGAAAGTGCTGATGAAGGAGGTGGAGCTGGACAG GGTTAGAGACACGGTAAAGGCCTTGACTCGGGAACAAGAGAAGCTCCTTGGGCAGCTGAAGGAAGTGCAGGCAGACAAGGAGCAAAGCAAG gctgagctccagaTGGCACAGCAGGAGAACCGCCGCTTGAATTTGGAGCTGCAGGAGGCCAAGGACCAGCAGGAGGAGCAGAGTGCTCAGGCCCAGCGACTGAAGGACAAGGTGGCCCAGATGAAGGACACCCTTGGCCAGGCACAGCAGCGGGTG GCTGAGCTAGAGCCCCTGAAGGAGCAGCTTCGAGGGGCCCAGGAGCTTGCAGCCTCAAGCCAGCAGAAAGCTGCCCTTCTTGGGGAGGAGTTGGCCAGCGCAGCGGGAGCCCGGGATCGCACCATAGCTGAGCTGCACCGCAGCCGTCTGGAGGTGGCCGGAGTCAACGGCAGGCTGGCTGAGCTCAGTCTGCACTTGAAGGAGGAAAAAAGCCAGTGGAGCAAGGAGCGGGCAGGGCTGCTGCAGAGTGTGGAG GCAGAGAAGGACAAGATCCTGAAGCTGAGTGCAGAGATACTTCGACTGAAAAAGgcagtgcaggaggagaagactCAGAGCCAAGTTTTCAAGACTGAACTGGCCCGGGAAAAGGACTCTAGCCTG GTGCAGCTGTCAGAGAGCAAGCGGGAGCTGACAGAGCTGCGCTCAGCGCTGCGTGTGCTCCAGAAGGAAAAGGAGCAACtacaggaggagaagcag GAACTGCTGGAGTACATGAGAAAGCTGGAGGCCCACCTGGAGAAGGTGGCTGATGAGAAGTGGAGTGAGGACCCTGCCACAGAGGACGAGGAGGCCGCCGTGGGGCTGA GCTGCCCAGCAGCTCTGACAGACTCGGAGGACGAGTCTCCAGAAGACATGAGGCTCCCACCCTACGGCCTGTGTGAGAGTGGGGACCTGGGCTCCTCCCCTGCCACAGGGCTGCGAGAGGCTTCTTCCCTCGTGGTCATCAGCCAGCCAGCCCCCATCGCTCCCCAACTCTCAGGGCCAGCTGAGGACAGTAGCTCAGACTCG GAGGCTGAAGATGAGAAGTTGGTCCTGATGGCAGCTGTGCAGAGTGGGGGTGAGGAGGCCAACCTGCTACTTCCGGAACTGGGCAGTGCCTTCTACGACATGGCCAG TGGCTTTGCTGTGGGTCCCTTCACAGAGGCCAGCACTGGGGGCCCTGCCACCCCGCCGTGGAAGGAGTGTCCTATTTGTAAGGAGCGCTTCCCAGCCGAGAGTGACAAGGATGCCATGGAGGACCACATGGATGGACACTTCTTTTTCAGCACCCAGGACCCTTTCACCTTTGAGtga